One Acropora palmata chromosome 2, jaAcrPala1.3, whole genome shotgun sequence genomic window, AACACAATGTATGTTAAGACTAATTTAACTGCTGTAGTTGTTATTGTTGGCAGTCTGTTATCTTAAAAACAAGTCAAGTTTTGACGTCATGTTTGCCTAAAATGAAAGGACGAAATATGGTATGCAATCAAATTTCCACGCTTGAAACACATTGCTAGCTGGGACTATTCGCTTTTCTTTTTAGCAAAAGAAAGCTTTTAAGAGTAGTCGAATGGAtacttatttttcctttttttgaactttttaaaagaaaacggGAAGTGAATTCTGGTTGCAAAGAACCGTCAAGTTAGATAAGTTAAATGAACTCCACTGGAAGTGACTATCTGGTTGATGAATAACAGACCGAAGCAGGAAGCTTATGTACTCGGTTTGCTTGTTACAAAGTCCTCAATTTTATTTCAGTAAACGTCACGGGGCAGTGATGTCTGGTGAAATGAAAATCCGGCTTCAACTGATTCAATGGTCATTTTCTGATGAAAACATACATAGTGTATGTGGAGGCGAAAATACACTTCTTTCTGTCTACCGTTCacggtttgaaaaaaaaaaaaagtcgatCATTCCTAGGCTAGGGAATAAAACTTTCCTGGTTCGAAGTGGGAATCACTTATGTGAGGAGAGGTATGAGGCTGTGCATGTAGAGATAGTGATTCTTTGCACGAATCAGACGTTTTGGCCAAATTCTTGTTGATTCGCTTACATGTAGTCTAATTCCTGTTTCATGGTAGCTGATTTGAGTCATTCAGTTAGAGTTGCACTTGTTGCATAAAGTTTCACATCGTTTTTCTGTTCACATACCCAACTGAAAAGTCAGAGTTCAGTTTACATATTAAACTGAGGCGTCGCGAacgcttttttattttttttagcttcGTTTTTCTTCTGATCTATATATACATAATTTTTCGTCAGCCCCTGCTCGAATCAGCAAAGTTAAGATATATTATGGCATTATTTTTCGATTAATGTAAGTGATATCTCTTGATTCGTGAGAGAACTCAGTGCTTTTTAAGTTAAACTCAATATTTAACATGATCTGAAGTACTAGTGTGAATTAAACTCTatgttattttgaaagatATTGCTGGAATAAAGAAGCAAATGACCCCCTCATGTCCTTGAGAACATCATGACATCAAAATTAAGAGTAATTTCCCATATAAAAGTTTTACTAGTAAAGCGTCGTGGAACATATAGTAAAATCCATTCTTGAAATAAATCCTTTTATTAAATATAAATACTAAGAAAAAACACCCCTTATGAAGGACCATTTTTGTCGAGGAGTCTCGGAACAGCTTGTTTTTGTATAAATAACAACCCTGCCCTAAAGCTGGCAATTTCTCGTGACAAGGTTTCTTGGCAACgtattgattttgttttaataaattaaaaaatgacctcCTTGGGGATTATGAAATAAGTGATTTGAAAGAGAGCCCATAATTTTGGTCTCGTGAAGACGTGATGACACGATGCGGCTACGCACAATGAACTGTGTCGATGGAATTCCGGTTCTTTTCAACTTAATTCGGCTAAGTCAGGATTAGTTTTAATGATATCCGGTAACTGTCAAGAAAAAACTCCCATTTACACTAAAGAGGGCAATATTTGTTAGAAGGTTCCGGAATCTAAAATACTTGTCCTTTTAACCACACTTTTTTCTCGTCCAATATTTCCAAAACAGGATAGCTTTTCGTTTTAAGTCGATTTTAACGACCCAACGTTCGAACACAAGTCACTCTCTCCTCACCCAagattcttcttctttttccaagctgtcattttctcatttcttttcgCTGTTTATTTAGTGTCATCTCTTCCATTACACTTGCGATAATGCTATCGATTTGTTTAGTTTATGTAAACTTCCGTGACATATTTTGAATTTATGGTGTTGTGATACCAACCAACTAAGTATGAGCAAGAGATGTTTGGCAATATCGTAATTGTCGAAATGCAAGAGTTTTTTTAGCTGTGCACACGAACATcatcttttgaattttctgtCTCAATTTGGCTGTGGTTGCTGAATGTTTTTGAATGGATGAATCGAATAAACCTCCAATTTTCATCCTTCCTAATCTTATCTCTTTGCTTCAAGCCAACAGCCATCTTTTCCGTTAAACAAAAAACTGTGCACTTGTAGTACCCTTTAACCTTTTTTTGCGTGAGGCGATATCACAAGTCATCTACCAAGAGTGCTTCTAACTTTAATGTCGTGTTGAGTTCTAATGGAATATTTCACTTTAAAAGTAGTCCTTttgtatttacttatttagtAAGTCCATTTGTGCTACAAAATGTCGCTGAGTTGAATATTTGGGTGAGTTTGAGCTCACTAATTAGGCCTCAGAAAGCAAACGGAAGCGTGTCTGCTGAGtgaacaatttttaaagatttAAAAACGTGCGCTTCAAAATCATAAACCTATCCATTTGATAAGGGGAAAGAACTATTCATAGAAAAATATTCTTAGACCAGAAAAGTTATCCCTCATGTGACTATGGCGTGGAATGATTTAAGAACAAATTTTTGTAGCTCTCTAGAAAGCTGGCAAGAGTTATTCCATTTATAGCCGCTTTGAGAATGACCTCAAAATATACAATTTCTCTCCGAGCTCATCATTCCCAAAAAATAACGTCAAAGTATTAACACGAAATGAGAAAAGGTGCTTTTTCAAACAGTGTTTAGAGCGtcttaaattttgaatttaataaGGAAACCGTTTTATCGCTTTTTAAACGGCAAACTGGGCCGCAAACTTGTCAAAATGCGTGTTTTGTTTGCGGGGATTTTATTGACCTAGTTGTAATTCACAAGACAATGAGGTAATTAAACGGATAAAATCAACTCTAAAAGATCAAAACATACACACTTTTTCAAGCACTTATCGCCTGCAGCTTAACCTCGATGTTGCTTATCCGCGCTTAATTCATCCACCACGAGGGGGgattagagaaaaaaaaatcgcacCAAGACTACAAACACGCAAGCCAGCCTaaacaattaacaaaaaaaatacccaGAAGTAAATCTAAAGCTTACCTAAATCTGAGGAAGAAATTAGGTTGAAAGCCCGTTTTTGGCCGGACAGGTTCGTGCAACGAAAGGGGATGCAACTCCTGTTAGTCATGCGTGCAACTTCGGGGATCACATTCTTTGCACCTCTTCAAATATAAACGCTATAAATATTCTTCGCATGTGGTCGCAAGGGTACAGTTCCCACGATTATCCAGTGCGAttctaaaacaaaagatcGTATTGGCTTGGTCACGTGGCGCGAAGAGTAAACCTTTATAAAGAGGCGCGCGCGGGGAAAGATTTTATAGTGTCTCCTTGAGTGCATCCAACAAAGATTACATTTATCAGAAGAATCGAGGAAGCGAAGTGTGACTTGAACTCAAAGATGTCAGCGTTTAGCCCTGTTTCGTGCTATGAGAAAACGCCGGATTATTACCCACCTGTTCCAGCGGTCAGTACAATGACTTGGCCCAGCGCTGTACCTTCAACGTACGAGTTATCACCTTGGTACTCTTGGGGACTTCATTCAGCTAAATTGAGTTGTCACGGAGCTTCACCCCCGGCTGCTGTTGCTCCTCTTGAGTACACCAGCTTTTGGCCCTCTGTTCCTTCTCTTGGAAGCTGTGGCTTTTTAGTGCCCTCTGGAAGCTCTCTGGTCAGGTCGTACGAGAAACCAAACCAATCCTACATTGGACTGATCGCCGAAGCGATCCTAAGCTCTCCGGAGAAAAAGCTTGTCTTAAGTGACATTTACAGCTACATTCTGACTCGATATCCTTACTTCAGGACCAAAGGCAGTGGATGGAGAAATAGTATTCGCCACAATCTATCGCTCAATGATTGCTTCGTCAAGGCTGGCCGCAGTCCGAACGGAAAAGGCCATTTCTGGACAATATGTCCGATGTACTACGAAGATTTCTTGCACGGAGACTATCGCAGAAGGAGAGCTGGAAAAGTTATCAAATTGGACTTAAAACCAGCTGATCGCCTCCTGAGCAATCCGCATCGTTATTTTGCATTCTTTAGCGAAGAGTCGAAACCCAGTGTGATTCCCGACCAACGCGAGACCGTTTCGAATTCTACTCCTCCAAGATACGACGACTGTGATCGGGAAGAAGCGAGGGTGCAAAATGAGGACTCTGAAACAAGTGAGCCCTCTTCGCCAGCCGAGAACGATTCAAGAAGACGCCGAAGCTTTGACGTTCAGAGTTTACTCTCGGTGCAACATTAGAGACTGTACAAGACAAATCAAATAATAGACTGAATTATAAGGATTAAAACATAATTTATAGGTTAACAACTGcgataatttaatttcaaatatttcgaGGGCTGACTTCGACGGATGTAAACAGATTATGGTTTGGAGGATTCCGttgttaataaaaaaattgggtAGGGTAGTTAAGGCTGAATGTTTCAACTGAAACTTATAGTCAAACAAGGGAACTCTGGTTTGCGTGCAAAGTATTGATATCACTTCATGATTTCTACTACAAAATCGCAAATTGCATTTGTTTATGTAAGTTTAATGATTGTGCatattgttgtattttttattccGGTCGATGACTGCATGGAGATTGATCTTGATttgtaataaaagaaaaataaccgAAAGGATGTCTtaggttgatttttttaaaagaaagtgtGAGCTATATTGCCTGAAAAACTGTTGAAggagaaacaaaatttgaatcATGTAATACTTTCCATAAGatcttgtttgtgtttttgagtTCAATATCAACACGAGTGGCGAAGTGACTGAAATTAGTTGAATTCAGTTGAAATGAGGTTTTGGATCTTTCAATATCCACTTTCTTAGCCCAACGGATTATCCTTGATTTTACGTTCGTTTATAACCATTTCTTATCTAAGCTtgtgaattttgaaagctaAGCGTTCTACGTTTCGCCATTAATTTTGCTGTATGGCGGTTTTAGTCTGCACTGACATTTGTGAGTGAAAAGTATTTGAACACTTGAAATAACAATTCAAACAGGACACGCATAAGTTATATAACTCGCCAattgatataatttttttttcagaaaatgcTGAAAGAATTAATTTCGTTGATGTTAAGTTTACTTCAATTtgacaataactttgaataatgCTAAGGATAAACCTTCTGAGTCAACGCTGATTAAATGCTGAActtctaaaaataattaacaattcgATTGATCCTTGTGGCTTATAAATAAACTAACATTCATTTAAGAGATTTGGAAGATGACATTGCAAATCAAAGAATTAGCAAGGCTCAAATTTATCACGGGACGAAAGTAAACCGTTGCACATGGATACACACGAAGAAGAGACAAAACCGTAACTCGTgagtttgcaaaacaaatcatttaaaTCATTTACTCAAGTTTAAATTTGTCGATTTCGGAGCCAATGATTCAAGTTCTCATACTCGAATATTTAAATTTAGCAAAGATTGACTATGCAAGCTTAGCACAACTAATTCAAGTACTGAAAGATGAACTACAAAAATCAAACTGCAATTTTGACATTGAAAACGCCAAGGGAGACACTGAAAACTTTATTACTTGCATGTCTATCATTTTGGTATTTGGTAGTGTAGAAGTCGAATTCTTTTACCGATTAACTATCATTGCAGTTCAAGTAGGAATGTTGCTCGTTAGGCCGATGATTTCTCCGGGTGATGAATCATGGatcaaacaattaaaaatcaaCACAgatgaatttgtttgtttagcgACTAAAGATACATTCACCTGTTTGAAATCTCAAATTCGAAGCTTTCTTTTCTACGCTCTTCAGCACGAAACCCTAAAACTGATTGCAAGCGAAGCAATTCCAGACGACTTTCTTGGATGGTGAGCTAATTGCTGTTAGTCTCTGTCGTAACAAGCGCATTACGTTATGGCATACCAAAACTggacttttttttgtatacTTTTTTCTAAGAATTTGCAAAGACGCCGATAGAGAGGTTGGCTTTTTCCCGCGTTGCGGTAGTAACGCGTAGTTAACTCTGTTGCCCAAGAAAATGAGCATAACATGGCGTATCCGGCGAGAAGGGAGAACAGAATTCGCCTTAGTACGTTAAGAGGATGTAAAGAAGGAAATACCCAGGAGGAAGACAAACTTGACGCAACGAAAATGTTTTTTCGCTGCCAAAGTATTTCGCGATGATACATCATCCGTATGCTTTACATTGTATTCTACTAGACATGACGCGGCATCCAGTAACTGAATTTGGATACAACTTTTAATTTCCCAAGCAGAGCTAAGCGATGAAAGATTGACCCGTTGTATATGATTCATGCGGTTATCgacaaaaatttttgttttatcacgttgttgttttatctTGAAGCATCAAGAAGTGAATAGTGCAAGATGCATGCCCACGTGCTAATGCCGcaagaatattttttcttcatcatcaGGGAATcctgttattgttgttttcaacGGCGTACTTGTCGTTGCGTTTTGACATTGTCGTTGCTTTTAAGCCCTGTCTCTGAAAAGCCTGCTGCAAGGAGAAGAGTTTTGCCGCCGCAattgaagaacaaaaagaagcGTGCTCATGGTCTGTAACCGGCACTAAGCAACTTGACGAACCAGGTGATGATCATGTGAAACTTCTTGTGAACAAAAGCTTTTGAACAGCTATTGTGAGTCGTCGGTTGAGTAAATTTTGGTAATGACTGGTCTTATCACATGACCGGACATCGATTTCTGCCAGGAGCACGTTTTGGCAAAGTGGACTTTGGCTGAAATGATCATAATCATCGACGATGTCTTGCGACCTCTCTCTGTCGTCTATGCCCGTCTCTGGAGAATGACTATGTGTCTAATAATAGGCGGGGAAACAacttccatttctttttattctttttttcctttctcgtTTCTATTTCTATATTTTCAATCGCCGAGAGAAAAAATGCCAAGGACCAAAGAGTTTCTCCCCTAAGCTGAGATCATCTTTTCACCAAGGGGTTTGCATTAAGATTACATTTGAAACGAAATGCGCCAGCACACGGTAACTTGAAGTTTGCTACAATCTAATTTCGGACGATGTATGTTTTCTCGTTCAGAACTAGAAGACAAGCTTAAGGatgcatatttttttctgcagtgTACGCGATCATACTTCACCACAGTTCAGAAAGTAGGGAAAACGTTTTTGTTTACCACAACTATAAATTTTTGCGCGAAGAACTTgactgaaagaaatgcacCTAACTTTCCTCACAGGGCAATGAGTTGCACATAAGAGTTCTACAGTTAgctcaaagaaaaagcaaaatctATGTTCATGTTTGAAGTTTATGGAAGCACTGGGGAATGAGATACAACTTTGTTTCTTATCAACATAGTTGGACACCTTTGCTATGGCAATGGAATCGGGACTTTAGGAGATGCTTTTATTGAATATAGAAAAACTCTAGCAATATTGATCGACCTCAGGGCAAAAAAGTGAATCAAAAAGTATTAAGTTTGCACTTTTGCCTAAGATCGTGATTTCAATCATGTTTTTACCAATAAATGCATTTTCCTGAAAAACAGCTGAAATTTCGAATTCGATTCGAACGAGTGCTTTTTGGCTAAGTCAGTGGTAACGAATGTCGGAGCTGCTTTCGGCCGCAAGTTTTCTATCTGGATGTGAAGCAGCGATGTATGTTTCTACTTTTCGTATCGGTATATTAATAATCACTTTTCTAAGTCTCGCCAAACAATATAAAATATTGGAGGACCATTCATCGGGATTAAAAGGTGGAAAGGAAACGCTAAGTTTAAAATCGAATTCGTGTGTTGCCACTTGATAACCAGAAACTTCGATCTGTTCTGGTTGAGTTTATGATATAGGATTGATGTTTGTTGCTAGATATTGTAAACTTGTGAATAATCCGTCCTTGATAGTTCACTTATATTGAATGAGGGTAGAGCCTGCAGGTGGCAACTTTGAAAACAGGTCGCATGAGTACGTGAGTGGACCACGAGTGAAATTGCCTTAGGTTTTGCAATAACACCTTCAAATGCTGGAAGTGCTTAAAAAAAGGttgtatattttaattcaTCGACTCCAAGTAAGGTCACGAAAATGCCGCATTAATTATTGCATCACAGTCAGTGGAAATTATACTGAATTCGAGAAAGATCAAATTGATTCGAGTCACTTCTCTGTGGCAAGTGGACTTTGTGTTTAGTTGCCCTTTTGAGATCGTTTTGCGAGACTGAACAAACGTTATGCTGTCTAGAATAGAGTTAGTGACGACTAACTATGCGTAAAGTAAATTGAAATGGAGTAAAAGTTGTTCCTGTTATTCGCGATATCAAGATTATGCAGATAATGCTATTTTGCATGAACTTGAACCAAGATAAACTAAAGTTAAGTGACTCTCTCGCATCATATTAAGCTCTCttgtttcgttttttattcttttcgcACATAATGCTTTTTAACGTTTAATGATTCCAAGGCTCAGAGCAAAAACTAAGGAATATTTGGATCTCTCGAACTTTATGAGCGATCAGTCGACATCACCGACGCAACTTCATTTTCATGTAGCCCCTGCATGGGGTCTGTTTCCTGAAAGTCCCAAGAACTTTTCAAGCCCGAAAAGCCAGATCTCAGACTTCAATCTGcttgctttgaaaagctgatcttttaacatgtttttaatgggagaaaaaccaagaggattgcgaagtttgatggcttagaacctcggcgttacgaagatataaagggaattatGGCGCCCTAAAtggacccgaaaagtttcggaacgcttgagaaacaggccccaatCCCTCGTTCCAGGTTTATGCTCTGAGACTTGGGATTGTTTCTTCCGGAGCAGgaaaacaacattttcagTAACATCGATGTTCCTTCGTGGAATTCAAAAGCATGCTAAATGCTGTAATTATTGAATTACATCCATGTATGTTATACTATTTAATAGTGGCTATTTCAACATACTCTACGGCAGGCGCTCTGTCTTTGCGATGGAAAAGACGAAAGGTAGAAAATCTGTTTTCACTGTTGCGAACAAGAACTGAAATTTATCAGGCGCAGGTAAACTGTACTGAAGAGGTTATAGTCTTTTGGAAAGCTATAGAACATTGCATTTGTCTTAATAATTTAGTGTATATAGTCTGTACAAGGCACTGAAGATTTAATGATTGACGAAGATAATTGCCGAAGCGTACATGAGGCCTGTCACGGCTCAAATTCGCGGTTTTATTTGCATTGCGAAAGAGTTGAAATTCAGAGAGAAAGATCCGACTGCCATTTATCATGATGGAAAGATTGCGGATTGGGACACACTGAATTTTTTCTGCTTTATCGTTTCGACAGGTTTCGACATCGTTTCGTTAAATAGATCCTTTCcaatattaaaacaataatgttTGCTATAAGTTAGAGAACCATTGCCTGAACCATAAATGTAAATCTTTTGGCAGCTCATggttattgcttttttcttgtttggcaAAGGTTGCTGAGTACTGCAAGGaaatgtgaaaatgaaaatagcacAATTGGCTGTCCTTGTGACACTAAATTTCCACCAGAATGGAGTAACGTATCTTAGAAACGGAAATCAATACAAATAGCACAGTAACTTGAACCTGATTGGTATATTCGCGAGAAACTGTAATGTTTAACGGCAGCTCAAATTTATGAGTTGTTCTTATCGAACTCCAACAATGAATTTGTTTATTGCTTCtatatttctgttttttgctttgttttgttttttttttttttaaattgataaGCCTTGGCAGAAATAGTTGAAATAGAGAACTAATAAGAGGGataaaatttttataatatttcaaaacaaccGAGCGCATTTACTTGTGATGTCACTTGTCATAAACTTTTCGCGGCTCTTAACGCTTAAACACTGTCAAAGACTAAGACAAGGATCGATCTTCCGAGTTTCAATAAAACGTCGTTGTCTATTAGGATCGGTTCCTTGCAAAGGAGGAGAAAATATTTCGTGACCTGGGACTGTTTCATATGAAAAAGCTGCCACCCTTTTTAAGTACGTCCATCGCAAGGGGTTGTTTGTGGCCAAGTTTAGAAGTACCTCCCTTGTATGTGCCACACTCAAGAAATCGTGCTTTTTGCCTCAAAGTCGCCACCTGCCGAGCCCTACCTAGTCTAATATAATGATCTTTTAATAAGGTATGTTGTGGTCctcaatataccataatcaaACATTTATCCGATATTATAAGACACGTAATTGATGGAGTGAAATAtgacttttttcattttttgttttgttcttttttcaatttttgtgcaacatcaaaattcaaaaccatGCTGGGCCAGCCGCTATGAAAATTTGTCAGAGGCTTGAGTAGAACGAGTCGAATAACAATAgaagcttttgttattcaaagaTATAAACGACCCTGTAGCCTTCCTCATGGCTTAGCCGTCTGATGGAGATTATGAATGTTGCAACTCAGTTAAGTAATTACTTGGTCCTTTCGAAGTTGAGTTGGTTAAGGTGAGCTATATCAAGTCTAAGCAAGCCATTTTTATTCGTAGACTATATAGTTCCCCTTTGCACAAGGCTTCAGCATAACTCGATGGCCTTAGTATAATTAGAGGCATCGCGGCAAGTGGGAGAATAATTTCTCTCTTTTGTCCTTTGAAGTGCATTTGATCTGCGGTTTTTGTTAAGCCGCAAAGTGGTATTGATGAATAGACTAATTTCCGTATTACTATCGAGTTCTACAGTAAGCTGGCGCACAAGATTCAGTGCTCAACTAAATGCCAGTAGAGAGgtgtcaaattaccaccgtacgAAGATTGCAAAGCTagcgtttcgagcgttatTCCTTAGTCATTCTGTCggacgaagggctaactctCGAAAACATGATCGCCTTACCGTAATAATTTGACGTTTACCAACTGAAGATACCAACTCAAGATACCAAATTTCTGTGTTTCACTTTCTAACGACATGACGCCAAtgaaagtttctttgaaaagtaaaaccaTTCATTCGCCTGCTAAACAATTGTTGTATCGCTTAAATATCGTTGACAGAATTGGTTTGAGGCTCCAACAAAGGTCTTCTGCCTTTTCCTATGTGACTCCACAACACTGAGATAACCTATTTACTCACTTATGCTATTAGACTgacaagaatgaaaaattgcTGAAAGCGCCTTTCCAATTGGCATAAATTACCTGACTGACCTTGAAACTGATCGGCATTTCACAATGTTAATGAGTTATAAATAAACGCATGAAGATAGAAGTGACAAACCAGTTTTTAGAATAATATACGGCCCTTGCGCTCGGTTATAAGCGGTTAATATCTTAACAAGAAAATGTATATTCGTTCTCAGGATTTCCAgttaatacaaaataaaatccaCGCCCTAATAAGATACCGCTCGCTCATGCAGGACCGGAATATTCGTTACA contains:
- the LOC141874448 gene encoding forkhead box protein F1-like, with protein sequence MSAFSPVSCYEKTPDYYPPVPAVSTMTWPSAVPSTYELSPWYSWGLHSAKLSCHGASPPAAVAPLEYTSFWPSVPSLGSCGFLVPSGSSLVRSYEKPNQSYIGLIAEAILSSPEKKLVLSDIYSYILTRYPYFRTKGSGWRNSIRHNLSLNDCFVKAGRSPNGKGHFWTICPMYYEDFLHGDYRRRRAGKVIKLDLKPADRLLSNPHRYFAFFSEESKPSVIPDQRETVSNSTPPRYDDCDREEARVQNEDSETSEPSSPAENDSRRRRSFDVQSLLSVQH